AATCACCTGTCTCTCCTTTCTTTGCTTTGTTGATATCACGTTCATAATTGATGACCTGGAATTGGTATTATAGAAATATCACAATCATATTTAAATGGTTTTCGcagtatattttaaacaataacgtCTTAAACTAAAGGTACAAATTTAGTTCAGTCATTTAGGCATCTCATGAGTGCTCCTATTGCCTACATTACAGGAATGGAAACTACACAGGTGAAGCCGCTAGGTTATGTTAtatatgttaaaatatttttcagatggCCTGTAGgatgttcataatacatactattttcgtgaattgcggcaaacttttaATTTACACAAGTATCAACCCTATCAACTTAAGACATAGATGATAAGACTCAAGTGCCtgtaattaactatttacaCCAATATGATGGTAGTTCTCTCCCAGGATACTATGTTCCTGggatgtaatattataatatataataaactattttaccTCAGTAAGTCGTTttggaatataaatatttttgaacgccTCTTCCTCAATTTGTTCTTGAGCTGTTAATTCTTCAAAATTTCTCGACGCTGCCTTCTCTGAGAGTTTCTCTAAACACTCTTCAAGATTACTTTCATTTATTGATGTGTCAGTTATAAAATCAAACAACTCCTTAACAGTCAATGTGGCTACACCTTTCTTTCTGAAGAAGTCACTGATGTTTGTGCAATCTTTCCTCAAAAACTCGAAGGCATGTGGATGGTCGTGCTCAACGGACTGTGATACATCTATCACTACGACATTTCCTTCATGGTATAGAAGATTGAACTCAGACAAATCTGCATGAACTAGTTTACAAATATTGAACATTTTCCACATCATAATGATACAGTCTCTGTACAACGACCTAGCTGAAGACTGTGATATATCAACATCTTTTAACTTGGGAGATGGCCAGCCATTTTCTCCCATAAAACTCATTACAAGGACATGACTACGTAATATTATAGGTTCAGGAACATTCAGCTGAGCATTATAAAGTCGTACAAGATTTCTCATCTCCTTTTCAGCCCATGTCTTAACCATTTTACGAGGGTTTGACCGGCAGTAGCCATTTCTGAATCTATATTCACCGGAAACATACTTATCTCTGTCTTTAAAAACTAAGATTGaagttttaaaaatcttgaCAGCAAAATCTCTTCCATCTTTTGATGTAGCATGATAGACGTTAGCTTCCTTTCCTGTGGAAATGCAtccattaatttcatttataattcCCCTGTTCAACAGTTTGAATAGGATCATTTTGGTACGGGGATCCATAACTTGCTCAGCTGTAGCTCTGTCATGTTTGTCTTTTATTCTTATCCGTTCATTATCAGATTTACGATCATTTATATCCATGAATTTCTGTGCTCTGTCATTTATGGCTGGTTCATATTTAtccacattaattttatttatgtaacgtTTGAAGAGTTTCTCTGTAGGTTGAAATGAAGTGACTTTTGTTGTAGGATTTTGGGCGTTGATATTctctttttttgtgtttgtttgctCATCTGAATCATAGAAATAGTCATCAGAATCCAGCTCATCTTCTTCACTACTGAGTTCTTTGTACGTTGGGACCTCtgcaaactaaaaatattaaattttgagTGTGTTgattagttatatttttatataaaaagctaattaaaatataatataaaaagggcCTAAACTCCAATCAAGTTTACAAATGTCAACTGAAAACAAAGTAGCCTGTTAATAAACATGAAATTATCTAAATTTATCTCAATTTATAAGGGTAAGCATTATTCTTAAATAttggaaaatataataaatctaatcTAACTCATACCCGGACAGTTTTGATCTTCTTACAGAGAAGATCCTCTTCTTCTAAATCACTAAATTGTCCATCAGACATTATGtacaacaaaatatacaaaatatctttttttaagtaactaggctaggctaggcacaatatttttaattttcacgacAACACAACAATGAGTTTTTTGAGGTTATTTTGTCACACAGACCACAAAATTGACGTTTGTGCCACAAACGTCAAACGAAGACACTGACCACAGATTAACAGATactaccacagattaatagatactacgtaTACACAGACCCACCCATAGAGTAGAATGACCCACTACAGACCACATCACAACAGAGTCACAGACATACAACATTacaaccacagattaatagatacataCAACACCAATGAAAAAAGAGTAAGGAGGAACAGCCCTAGTTGTCTATATAATTTTTAGATAAACAAGTGCGATGAAAATATGTAGTTTAAgagtaaaaatatgtttgtctcATTCTCACCTACGTTGTTTTTAAAAtgctataaataatattgacatTATGTATAGCATTTTGAATGATTTTGAAAGATACATCTGTATCTGTTTGAACTGTTTTATGTATCTATGTACATATActaaattttcatatatttatattgactaTGCACCGTCAttactttaatttctttaaaattttctctTAACGACTCTCTAGGCCCCATTTTATATATCGCACGAACATCTCTCTTCTAAATGCTGTAAAAGTAGTTAAAGTATACTAGTCTAGCAGTATCTATGTCAGTCATATGACGAATTTCTTTAGCGGCATAGGGCAGCTGAACCTAAGAGCTGAACCGAGTCTGTTCGATAGATTATTTACAAGTAGACCCCACTGAAGCTTAGCATCTAAAGCAATTCCAAAATAAACAGTGGTATCAACCAGATCTAATTCCTCATTATTAAGCTTAACATTGACCTTAACGTGCAAGTTagcgtttttttaatatttttttattgaaatacagtagaacccgtttaatacgatttcgcagggacccaactaaaaacgcgtcttacACGGGAAAAGGgttataaaaattagtgtatttagtaagactacctaattatactacttaaagtaatcacctattctggtatgacaaaaagattttgtttcattagcaattacgaaattttcaattaaattttacttttgcagtgcgtcttcaaaattttcagtttagaatcgcataatgtcaagggtcgtttgctgtcagggtcttTCAGTTCTTTAAGATATCATGTAGATATTAGTCTTGTtctgcaaccttgtttaaggaACTTTGTGATGACCTGATCTATattctgttgtaatttatttgtcgcatttggcATTATacgcgtgtgacatgtaggcgtaATAAACGGGAcgacgaatcgtattaagcgttaggaaatgtatggaaacatgtctcaagttgtaggAACTGGTGTAAAAAGACGTATTAAGCgggaaatcgttttaagcgtgatcgtcttaagcgggttctactaTAGGTTGTTATTTACCGATATTCGCGTTGTCATtattatcgtcattatcaacctttattaggctcattgctgagcttgagtctcctctcagaatgagaggggttaggccaaatagtccaccacgctagcccaatgtggattggcagacttcacacacgcagagcattaagaaaattctcaggtgtgcaggtttcctcacaatgtttttccttcatcgtttgagacacgagatatattttttctaaaaagcacataactgaaaacttggaggtacAAGTCCctgaccgaattcgaacctacaccctccgcaatcggagacaggtcatatccactgggctttcacggctgTTTGCATTGTATCTATCCCTATATTGTTGCACCTACCTGAATGGTTTTGCGTCCAATACAATCAAAAAGTGACCGCATACTTTTTCAATTGACATTGAATTGGCCGATTCCTCAATCAAGCAGTCACAGCAATTCACGACACTTATGTCATTATGTACGTGCGACTctcttattaatttaataaattcattgCCAAGGTCATTTCACGGTtaacttgtttgtttttaaccgacgaaacAACGGAGGATATTCTCAATATGACCCGGACTTTTTGATATTAATCACTAGCttatctattaatattaatgataactttttatagtaagtacctattaaGTATTGTTGTAAgttattacatacataataccTATACTACAAAGTTGGTTCCATTTTATTGGCAGTGCAGTGGGCCTTGAATTTCAAAGATTCACAAAAAGCGaattaaaatcaaacttctaataGGTATCTACTCTACCGCGTATTATAGCAATgcccacagattaatcaataatatacagatggagcgtacggaatacGACGACGGTGTCgcagccgctccaaatacgaaatttaaaagtaggtacattcTCGACTCAGTGCGATACGAACCGTCGCGTCGCATCAATAATTTTCaacattattcaagaaaaatggcgtcatatgtttttaaatatttaactgttttaagaataactgttttaaaaaatcaatggGCAAATTTTTTCATACCTTTTACCTGCTTTATTACTATTATCTTggttagaaaaaataatatcaataggTAATTTTTACAGACCTTTTAGTAGAACCATTACCCACGTTTACCTAACCCGCTGTTTCCTTAATGCTACTTATAagcatggcaacttcgttcgtaacactcccgatgttgtgCGCGgtgcggggggcgtgtagcgatgaatgaaaagcccgcacgcacgatttcacacccgcgcactCTTTTCATAAGTCGAATAGGCATAGTCatcattattttatgttaacttGGTCgttgactatgggccttattagaaggctcaaagtcactcagtgggcgatggagcgagctatgcttggtttTTTggtagtttctctgcgtgatcgaatcgggaatgaggagatccgcagatgaaccaaaagtcactgacacagctcagcgagtcgcgaagctgaagtggcaatgggcaggccacattgttcgaagagccgatggacgttggggtcccaaggtgctggaatgacgaccccgcaccggaaagcgttgCGTTGTTGATTGACCCCCCATTTAGGTGGACCAGCGGGTtacaaggagccgctggatgctgacggctcgaaatcgttgtgcttggaggtccatgcaataggcctatgtccagcagtggacgtctatcggctgattaggtaattatttataaaagattACATCTacatgaattaattatttaatatgtttttataaatcccTGAATTGGTTTGCATGAATCAAATAATTAGGTTCTTTCCGCAATTACCCTAAAACCCTTCCATTGATTGATTCATACTGACGCAAGTATGTGTCATTTACTAGACAGAAAACGACCAAGATTGAATCTGAGTCGCCTTggaatttttaatctatactaatattataaagaagaatgatttgatcgtttgtttgttttttcatttcaaaaattcCATCTTTCGTGGTCTTTCTactcgtcattatcatcattatcaacccacattcggctcactgctgagcacgagtctctcggaatgtgaggggttaggccaatagtccaccacgctggcccaattggcagtcTTTATACACGTACGTAGTACCTTTcctgtaggtttcctcacaatgtttttccttcatcgtttgaggcacgtgatagtgaatttcttaaaatgcacataactaaaaagttggaggtgcatgaccggattcaaacctgcACCCTCTGGAAACGGTGGCAGACGTCATTTCCACTGTGCTACCACGGATCTCTTTTTCActcgtattattataaaatcaaaagttATTAACTCAAaacaaaagtttaattttttgcatctataaaagCCAGCCTGGGCGCAACTATTGGTATTTTAATAGTTACTAcagtaaagtaattaattatcatgACTACGGTTAACCGGAAATGTTACAGGAAAATCTGTTAATTCATTCGAGTGTCTAGATTATATTCTTAGGTATAACCATAAAGGAAACTTGGAAGTCCCGCTTGCATAGATTGACAACTTGGTATGTTGACGCTTATCCATTTTGACTGCAATTATGTAAAACCTGTTAGATATTATGATGCAATACCTACGCTTGCGTAGAAGACGTCTATCCACTCTCCACTTGAAGATACATATATCGGTATCTTCAAGTGGAGAGTGGATAGACGTCTTCTACGCAAGCGTAGAAAAATAGTAAGGGGAAAAGGAAAATTCAAGCAATGTAGAGATAGACTCAACGACTTCAAGCAATATGATGAAGAATCAAACCTCAATCATGCGCTTAAACTACGATCCCTAAGATGCCTAGCATATAATgatcattggcgtatctaggattatttcctagggtgggcctggcccctgACATGCCGCTGAGGAGAGTCGACGCGACgctcaaagttcatttatttcaagcagaATTAGTTAATACAAGCATTGTTGAtaagtcagttgactatttgtaaagattctaccaccacaCCGGTTttgaaggcaggttctgctaagaagaaTCCGGCAACGTTGCAATCCGGCCTCTGAAAGGGGTCTactgattatattgatttttctttgtattttggcgtccatcataaaattttaaatcggtagcccagaattctagggtgggcaaGGCCCATTCGCCTATGAGAATAATGTAAGGATCAAAAGTTATCAACCACACTGTTactcaattttgaaaaatgctgACCAACAGTCagtagcccagaattctagggtgggcaaGGCCCACCCGCCTATGAGAATAATGTAAGGATCAAAAAGTTATCAACCACACTGTTactcaattttgaaaaatgctgacgtcatcaatccgccattaccGCCGTTACtcatattaatgttgcatttcttgggagataattaGCTTAATCGcaaatagttaattttttttttttcgccaaagtacaatgactgatcctgggttctatacaattttggaccatctccttttacaATCCGTTAACCGAGACGCAGGACTTtcccataaaataaataaccaaaagtTGATAATTTTCATGCTTCGCacgactataatattattttcttcgtAAACTAGAGAATCGTAAACCGTATTTCGGTTCGGTTTACGCAGATCTACGATCTTTAGATTTTTGGACATTTTCGAATTGTCGCTCAATCTTATTTATTAGGTGGGAGTataccaataatataatattgccagtataccaataatataatattgccaGTTTAAGTGATCGATATTTACTGATAGGTGCGTCTAATCGATTTGGCGAAGTTATGCTGCGCGCTTACTAGTAAATGACTCAATTTAGAAAAAGTAGTTTccttaattgtattttttgttacgTTAACTTTTAAGGCCTACTTTAATATAAACAGACTTAATTTACAATTACTATATAGGCTTCCTTTAAATAGCTATAGTTTACCTTGATATTGATTGTGGACATACTTATGTACGATGTCTTTTATTGAAGCTTCTAAAAACGTCGCTTCTTTCTGTTGAAATTGATTTCAAGAAGAGGtcttttaaagatataaaaatatttgactaaAGTATTATAGTGTGGGAAACAGCAGACATTTAATGCAGTCATTTAATGACTTTCAAAAAGAACTTTTCTAATGTGGCGTCCACAAACATAGGTTTATGAAATGGGATAACCA
The DNA window shown above is from Bicyclus anynana chromosome 15, ilBicAnyn1.1, whole genome shotgun sequence and carries:
- the LOC112044701 gene encoding serine/threonine-protein kinase RIO1; translation: MSDGQFSDLEEEDLLCKKIKTVRFAEVPTYKELSSEEDELDSDDYFYDSDEQTNTKKENINAQNPTTKVTSFQPTEKLFKRYINKINVDKYEPAINDRAQKFMDINDRKSDNERIRIKDKHDRATAEQVMDPRTKMILFKLLNRGIINEINGCISTGKEANVYHATSKDGRDFAVKIFKTSILVFKDRDKYVSGEYRFRNGYCRSNPRKMVKTWAEKEMRNLVRLYNAQLNVPEPIILRSHVLVMSFMGENGWPSPKLKDVDISQSSARSLYRDCIIMMWKMFNICKLVHADLSEFNLLYHEGNVVVIDVSQSVEHDHPHAFEFLRKDCTNISDFFRKKGVATLTVKELFDFITDTSINESNLEECLEKLSEKAASRNFEELTAQEQIEEEAFKNIYIPKRLTEVINYERDINKAKKGETGDLAYKKIAGFNDDLTGTVDKPDILQEDEISDSASESSSNDEADENKGKFKNSARPRDESLESKKARKKAVKEEKAERRKTKTKKHIKKRRDKGCGKK